In the Mauremys mutica isolate MM-2020 ecotype Southern chromosome 13, ASM2049712v1, whole genome shotgun sequence genome, one interval contains:
- the LOC123348931 gene encoding retinol dehydrogenase 10-like isoform X2 — protein sequence MGVLIDFLLLTAKVVGYIIQSLVRWIKRPTEKRVTNEICLITGTASARGLGRRFALELAQRGATLVLWDTDTDGNEKTVVQVRELGAKAYAYTCDVSQREDVYNTAERVRREVGDVTILINNAGVVAGKPILQCSDEILERTMKTNCHAHFWTVKAFLPKMMEMDHGHIVTIAGSLGLFATACMADYCASKFAAVGFHEALSHQLKAKRINGVKTTLVCPYLVDTGMFTGCRIRQELDALLSPLKPDDCVKTAMKGILNNQPIICIPRIMYFAVVLKHCCLDRHFTDGTFVYMLHTLLL from the exons atggGTGTGCTTATAGATTTTCTGCTCCTCACAGCTAAAGTTGTGGGCTATATAATCCAGTCCCTTGTGCGGTGGATAAAGAGGCCCACAGAGAAGAGAGTCACCAATGAAATATGTTTAATAACAGGTACGGCCAGTGCAAGAGGACTGGGTCGGCGTTTTGCTTTAGAACTCGCCCAAAGAGGTGCGACGCTTGTCCTGTGGGATACAGACACAGATGGTAATGAAAAGACTGTGGTGCAGGTGAGGGAGCTGGGTGCCAAGGCTTACGCTTACACCTGTGACGTGAGCCAGCGAGAGGACGTCTATAACACTGCAGAGAGAGTGCGTCGGGAGGTGGGAGATGTCACCATCCTGATAAATAATGCTGGGGTTGTAGCAGGGAAACCAATCTTGCAGTGCTCAGATGAAATTCTGGAAAGGACCATGAAGACTAACTGCCATGCACATTTCTGG ACTGTCAAGGCTTTCCTTCCCAAAATGATGGAGATGGACCATGGTCACATTGTGACGATAGCAGGATCCCTGGGCCTCTTTGCAACAGCTTGCATGGCG GATTATTGTGCGAGCAAGTTCGCAGCAGTTGGATTCCATGAAGCTCTTAGCCATCAGCTGAAAGCCAAGCGAATCAATGGAGTGAAGACTACCCTGGTGTGCCCCTATCTTGTCGACACAGGCATGTTCACTGGATGTAGAATCAG GCAAGAGCTGGATGCTCTTCTCTCTCCATTAAAACCAGATGACTGTGTGAAGACAGCAATGAAAGGAATACTGAATAATCAGCCCATAATATGTATCCCCAGAATAATGTACTTTGCAGTAGTTTTAAAACA TTGCTGCCTGGACAGACACTTCACAGATGGGACATTTGTTTACATGCTCCACACCCTGCTGCTGTGA
- the LOC123348931 gene encoding retinol dehydrogenase 10-like isoform X1, producing MGVLIDFLLLTAKVVGYIIQSLVRWIKRPTEKRVTNEICLITGTASARGLGRRFALELAQRGATLVLWDTDTDGNEKTVVQVRELGAKAYAYTCDVSQREDVYNTAERVRREVGDVTILINNAGVVAGKPILQCSDEILERTMKTNCHAHFWTVKAFLPKMMEMDHGHIVTIAGSLGLFATACMADYCASKFAAVGFHEALSHQLKAKRINGVKTTLVCPYLVDTGMFTGCRIRQELDALLSPLKPDDCVKTAMKGILNNQPIICIPRIMYFAVVLKHLLPWDVQVLVHKFLGIDKCMHPFIRQREAKRHLVATGR from the exons atggGTGTGCTTATAGATTTTCTGCTCCTCACAGCTAAAGTTGTGGGCTATATAATCCAGTCCCTTGTGCGGTGGATAAAGAGGCCCACAGAGAAGAGAGTCACCAATGAAATATGTTTAATAACAGGTACGGCCAGTGCAAGAGGACTGGGTCGGCGTTTTGCTTTAGAACTCGCCCAAAGAGGTGCGACGCTTGTCCTGTGGGATACAGACACAGATGGTAATGAAAAGACTGTGGTGCAGGTGAGGGAGCTGGGTGCCAAGGCTTACGCTTACACCTGTGACGTGAGCCAGCGAGAGGACGTCTATAACACTGCAGAGAGAGTGCGTCGGGAGGTGGGAGATGTCACCATCCTGATAAATAATGCTGGGGTTGTAGCAGGGAAACCAATCTTGCAGTGCTCAGATGAAATTCTGGAAAGGACCATGAAGACTAACTGCCATGCACATTTCTGG ACTGTCAAGGCTTTCCTTCCCAAAATGATGGAGATGGACCATGGTCACATTGTGACGATAGCAGGATCCCTGGGCCTCTTTGCAACAGCTTGCATGGCG GATTATTGTGCGAGCAAGTTCGCAGCAGTTGGATTCCATGAAGCTCTTAGCCATCAGCTGAAAGCCAAGCGAATCAATGGAGTGAAGACTACCCTGGTGTGCCCCTATCTTGTCGACACAGGCATGTTCACTGGATGTAGAATCAG GCAAGAGCTGGATGCTCTTCTCTCTCCATTAAAACCAGATGACTGTGTGAAGACAGCAATGAAAGGAATACTGAATAATCAGCCCATAATATGTATCCCCAGAATAATGTACTTTGCAGTAGTTTTAAAACA CCTCCTTCCATGGGATGTTCAAGTTCTTGTTCACAAGTTTTTGGGTATTGATAAGTGCATGCATCCATTCATTAGACAAAGGGAAGCGAAACGCCATCTCGTAGCAACAGGAAGATGA